In Opitutus sp., one genomic interval encodes:
- the ispE gene encoding 4-(cytidine 5'-diphospho)-2-C-methyl-D-erythritol kinase, whose amino-acid sequence MGVRIELPCPAKLNLFLAITGRRADGFHDLVSVAAPLEFGDTLTVESRPSGFTLECDDPSLEIDETNLILRAARAFALAAKWDGGAHFSLKKRIPMGAGLGGGSSDATSVLLALNQLAGTVLKRDELVAVAGQLGSDCALFLAGGPVVMRGRGENVQPLPAQAAQRLRGRRVLIFKPMFSISTVWAYRRMAAGAPATYLPPDQAEARLTAWIGLPEAPAEALLFNNMEVPAFTKFIALPVLMERLRAEFNLVPCMSGSGSACFAFLPEHAPVSTITSRIRELWGAQAFVVETRLS is encoded by the coding sequence ATGGGTGTGCGTATCGAGCTGCCCTGTCCTGCGAAACTTAACCTCTTCCTCGCCATCACCGGCCGGCGCGCGGATGGATTTCACGACCTCGTTTCGGTCGCCGCACCGCTTGAATTTGGCGACACCCTCACGGTGGAATCTCGGCCCTCGGGATTTACCCTGGAGTGCGATGATCCGTCGCTGGAGATCGATGAGACTAACCTGATTTTGCGCGCGGCCCGGGCATTTGCGCTGGCGGCGAAGTGGGATGGTGGCGCGCATTTCTCGCTAAAAAAACGCATCCCCATGGGTGCGGGCCTCGGTGGCGGCAGCAGTGACGCGACGAGCGTGCTGCTGGCCTTGAACCAGCTCGCCGGCACCGTGCTCAAGCGCGATGAGCTGGTGGCTGTGGCCGGGCAACTGGGCTCGGATTGCGCACTTTTCCTCGCCGGTGGCCCAGTCGTTATGCGCGGGCGCGGTGAAAACGTGCAACCGCTACCGGCACAGGCGGCGCAGCGGTTGCGCGGACGGCGCGTATTGATATTCAAGCCGATGTTCAGCATCAGCACGGTTTGGGCTTACCGCCGCATGGCAGCGGGCGCGCCGGCGACCTACCTGCCGCCAGACCAAGCCGAGGCAAGGCTTACGGCTTGGATCGGTCTACCCGAGGCCCCGGCCGAAGCGCTGCTTTTTAATAACATGGAGGTGCCGGCATTCACCAAGTTCATCGCCTTGCCCGTGCTGATGGAACGGTTGCGCGCGGAGTTTAACCTCGTCCCCTGCATGAGTGGCAGCGGCAGCGCCTGCTTCGCGTTTTTGCCTGAACACGCGCCTGTATCCACAATCACCAGCCGGATTCGGGAGCTGTGGGGGGCGCAGGCCTTTGTGGTCGAAACGCGTCTCAGTTGA
- the pyrF gene encoding orotidine-5'-phosphate decarboxylase, which translates to MPCDLILALDVPTREEAAPLLRQLRGELRWVKIGLQMFTAYGPDYVKAVADEGFNIFLDLKLHDIPNTVAKAVESLAPLPIGMLTLHAGGGREMMSFARKAQLQTKPELLLLGVTVLTSMDASGLAELGINVSPEAQVARLGQLAATAGLTGLVCSPLEVGLLRSQLPAGVQLVTPGIRPAGEAGGDDQKRIMTPADAARAGSSYIVVGRPILKAKDPVAATRAILAELASA; encoded by the coding sequence ATGCCTTGCGATCTCATCCTCGCCCTCGACGTTCCCACCCGTGAAGAAGCTGCCCCGCTGCTCCGCCAACTGCGCGGTGAATTGCGGTGGGTAAAAATCGGCCTGCAAATGTTCACCGCCTACGGCCCTGATTACGTCAAGGCAGTGGCCGACGAGGGGTTCAACATCTTCCTCGATCTCAAGCTGCACGACATCCCCAACACCGTTGCCAAGGCCGTCGAATCCCTCGCCCCCCTGCCGATCGGAATGTTGACGCTGCACGCCGGCGGTGGGCGCGAGATGATGAGTTTCGCCCGCAAGGCCCAGCTCCAAACCAAACCCGAGTTACTCCTGCTCGGCGTCACCGTGCTGACCTCGATGGATGCCAGCGGCCTGGCCGAACTGGGCATTAACGTCAGCCCCGAGGCTCAAGTTGCCCGCTTGGGGCAACTCGCCGCGACGGCCGGCCTCACCGGGTTGGTTTGCTCGCCGCTGGAAGTCGGCCTGTTGCGCTCGCAACTTCCCGCCGGCGTGCAACTCGTCACCCCCGGCATCCGCCCCGCCGGTGAAGCGGGCGGCGACGATCAAAAACGCATCATGACCCCGGCCGATGCGGCACGTGCGGGCTCCAGCTACATCGTAGTTGGCCGCCCCATTCTCAAAGCCAAGGATCCGGTTGCGGCCACCCGCGCCATCTTGGCCGAACTCGCGTCCGCCTGA
- a CDS encoding 2-C-methyl-D-erythritol 4-phosphate cytidylyltransferase, with protein sequence MPRTAAILLAAGSGQRMNGAVEDKILAPLGGRPLFVHSATTFAESGVSDFYVIVYRDQKQMMELSAYAPTPALFVPGGVERQDSVAAALAALPPDISKVFIHDCARPFVTVDQLIALHKIVLREDAVVLAHRVTDSIKEHRVDGHLKSLDRDKLWAMETPQVFDRDLIVEAYAKVAKKGLHITDDAAAVELLKHPIAILENPLPNPKLTTPADLPWFEYLLTQQTA encoded by the coding sequence ATGCCTCGCACCGCCGCCATTCTCCTCGCCGCTGGTAGCGGTCAACGCATGAACGGAGCCGTCGAGGACAAGATCCTCGCTCCCCTCGGCGGACGCCCGCTGTTCGTCCACTCCGCCACCACCTTTGCCGAGAGTGGTGTGTCCGATTTCTACGTCATCGTTTACCGCGATCAGAAGCAGATGATGGAGTTGTCCGCCTACGCGCCCACCCCCGCCCTCTTCGTGCCCGGCGGCGTAGAACGCCAAGACTCGGTCGCTGCGGCGCTTGCCGCGCTGCCACCCGACATCAGCAAGGTTTTTATCCACGATTGCGCGCGCCCCTTTGTGACCGTCGATCAACTCATCGCGTTGCACAAAATCGTGCTGCGTGAAGACGCGGTCGTACTCGCTCATCGCGTCACCGACTCGATTAAAGAGCACCGTGTCGACGGCCACCTCAAGTCGCTCGACCGCGACAAACTCTGGGCGATGGAAACCCCGCAGGTTTTCGACCGTGATCTGATCGTCGAAGCCTACGCCAAGGTCGCCAAGAAAGGGCTACACATCACCGACGACGCCGCCGCCGTCGAACTGCTCAAGCACCCGATCGCGATCCTCGAAAACCCACTCCCCAACCCCAAACTCACCACTCCGGCTGATCTGCCCTGGTTCGAGTATCTGCTCACCCAGCAGACCGCCTAA
- a CDS encoding 2-C-methyl-D-erythritol 2,4-cyclodiphosphate synthase — MNLRIGHGYDIHRIVSGRPMILGGVHFPECPVGLDGHSDADCLTHAICDALLGAAALPDIGHFFPNTDPAYKNIDSQVLLQRVTAELRTRGWQIVNLDASLIAELPKIYPRLAEMKAALAHSTGLDVSQIGLKATTNEGVDQIGQGLAIAAHAVALISKS, encoded by the coding sequence ATGAATTTACGAATCGGTCACGGCTACGACATCCATCGCATCGTCAGCGGGCGGCCGATGATCCTCGGCGGGGTGCATTTCCCCGAGTGCCCCGTGGGCCTGGACGGCCACTCCGACGCCGACTGCCTGACCCACGCGATTTGCGACGCGCTGCTCGGCGCCGCCGCCTTGCCCGACATCGGCCATTTTTTCCCCAACACCGATCCGGCCTACAAAAACATCGACTCGCAGGTCCTGCTCCAACGCGTAACCGCCGAGTTGCGCACACGCGGCTGGCAAATCGTTAACCTCGATGCCTCGCTCATCGCGGAACTCCCGAAGATCTACCCCCGCCTCGCCGAAATGAAGGCGGCCCTCGCCCATTCGACCGGCCTGGACGTCTCGCAGATCGGCCTGAAGGCCACGACCAACGAGGGTGTTGATCAAATCGGCCAAGGGCTCGCCATCGCAGCCCACGCCGTCGCGCTAATTTCCAAGTCATGA